Proteins from one Salvelinus sp. IW2-2015 linkage group LG9, ASM291031v2, whole genome shotgun sequence genomic window:
- the LOC111968711 gene encoding calcium permeable stress-gated cation channel 1, whose translation MADSKLFVTGAPPLDERDMELDVLGFLDSLGEDNITAAERCYRSHSRSSVLQGLPFGGVPTVLAINVVMWMFLLLIFSCLRKAAWDYGRLALLMENDSLTSLFYGEQSEKEKSPSESSPSDSETKDLGFCSWLTTIYHMKDDEIRSKCGIDATTYLSFQRHIILLMTVVCLLSLAIILPVNFSGNLLGDNPENFGRTTVANLPAKDSFLWLHSIFALLYFIITVLCMAHHSSRLEYREDEKVARTLMITCIPREISDPGLITKHFHEAYPSCTVTDVRFCFNVHKLMMLDSERRKAMKGRLYFATMSQKEGKIMIKTHPCATIFCCDVCGFEQVDAEQYYSEFEEKLTDEFNAEKHRISLKRLGIAFVTFRDERMTAVIVKDYSRLRCRRRPKQSSITTVVQSHRWGVGYAPAPSDIIWENLSVCGSRWWLRFVLLNILLFLLLFFLTTPAIIVNTMDKLNVTRPVDSLRSPIITQFFPTLLLWAFSVLLPFIVYYSAFFESHWTRSSENQITMHKCFVLLVFMVIILPSLGLSSLDLFFRWLFDVNFLEDKNIKFECVFLPDNGAFFVNYVITSSLIGTAMELLRIPALMVYALRLCLAKPGAERIHVKRSQAYEFQFGLEYAWTMCIYAVSITYSITCPIIMPFGLLYLILKHMVDRYNIYYAYVPTKLNQRIHTAAISQVIVAPILCMFWLLFFSVLRLGPVHPITLFTFVSLLSCLAFSLLGLCLRKQPDKSSSYQMSDQVSADQPAEGAFANAERSSTPSTTPSNLFVASVLLEPELGLTPMPSPAHQSYGTMASSQDREEEEEEEEDHVETNETELQEPPDPYYAMDSPVGNQ comes from the exons TTTCTTTTGCTGATCTTCTCCTGTTTGAGGAAGGCTGCTTGGGACTATGGCCGTCTGGCTCTATTGATGGAGAATGACAG CCTCACGTCGTTGTTCTACGGAGAGCAGAGTGAGAAGGAGAAGTCCCCGTCAGAGTCCAGCCCGTCAGACTCCGAGACCAAGGACTTG GGCTTCTGCTCTTGGCTTACAACAATCTATCATATGAA GGATGATGAGATCAGGAGTAAATGTGGCATCGACGCTACGACCTACCTGTCCTTCCAGCGCCACATCATCCTGCTCATGACTGTGGTCTGCCTGCTGTCTTTGGCCATCATCCTGCCTGTCAACTTTTCCGGGAACCTCCTAG GGGATAATCCTGAAAATTTTGGAAGAACGACTGTGGCTAATCTTCCTGCAAA GGACAGCTTCCTGTGGCTCCACAGTATCTTTGCTCTGCTCTACTTCATCATCACAGTGCTGTGTATGGCCCACCACTCCTCACGCCTGGAGTACAGAGAGGACGAGAAG gTGGCCAGGACTCTCATGATCACCTGCATCCCAAGAGAGATCTCAGACCCAGGCCTCATCACAAAACACTTCCA TGAGGCTTACCCCAGCTGTACTGTCACTGACGTCCGCTTCTGCTTCAATGTACACAAACTGATGATGCTGGACTCTGAGCG ACGGAAGGCGATGAAAGGAAGGCTGTATTTCGCCACTATGTCCCAGAAGGAGGGGAAGATCATGATTAAGACCCACCCCTGTGCTACCATATTCTGCTGTGACGTGTGCGGCTTTGAGCAG GTGGATGCAGAGCAGTACTACAGTGAGTTCGAGGAGAAACTGACTGATGAGTTTAATGCAGAGAAGCATCGCATCTCGCTCAAGAGGCTGGGCATCGCCTTCGTGACTTTTCGGGATGAGAGGATGACTGCTGT TATTGTCAAGGACTACAGCCGGCTCCGTTGCCGTCGGAGACCCAAGCAATCTAGCATCACCACGGTAGTTCAGTCTCACAGGTGGGGTGTAGGCTATGCCCCAGCTCCAAGCGACATCATCTG GGAGAACCTGTCGGTGTGTGGCTCCCGCTGGTGGCTGCGCTTTGTCCTGCTcaacatcctcctcttcctcctcctcttcttcctcaccaCGCCCGCCATCATCGTCAACACCATGGACAAACTCAACGTCACCCGGCCTGTTGACAGCCTGAGG AGCCCGATCATCACTCAGTTCTTCCCTACCCTCCTGCTCTGGGCGTTCTCTGTCCTGTTACCCTTCATAGTCTACTACTCGGCCTTCTTCGAGTCTCACTGGACCAG ATCCAGTGAGAACCAGATCACGATGCACAAGTGCTTTGTACTGTTGGTGTTCATGGTGATCATCCTGCCCTCGCTGGGTCTCTCCAG TCTGGACCTGTTCTTCAGGTGGCTGTTTGATGTCAATTTCCTGGAAGACAAGAATATAAAATTTGA gtgtgtgttccTGCCTGATAACGGAGCGTTCTTTGTGAACTACGTGATTACGTCCAGCCTGATCGGCACGGCCATGGAGCTGCTGCGTATCCCAGCTCTGATGGTGTATGCTCTGCGTCTCTGCTTGGCCAAGCCCGGGGCCGAGCGCATCCACGTCAAACGG AGCCAGGCCTATGAGTTCCAGTTTGGTCTGGAGTACGCCTGGACCATGTGCATCTATGCTGTTAGCATAACCTACAGTATCACCTGTCCCATCATCATGCCctttg ggctgCTCTACCTGATCCTGAAACACATGGTGGACCGCTACAACATCTATTATGCCTACGTGCCCACCAAGCTCAACCAGCGCATCCACACTGCAGCCATCAGCCAGGTCATCGTGGCGCCcatcctctgcatgttctggctTCTGTTCTTCTCCGTGCTCAGACTGG GCCCAGTGCATCCCATCACCCTCTTCACCTTTGTGTCCCTGCTCTCCTGCCTTGCCTTCTCCCTCCTTGGCCTATGCCTTAGGAAACAGCCTGACAAGTCATCAAGCTACCAG ATGTCAGACCAGGTGTCTGCTGACCAGCCAGCAGAAGGGGCCTTCGCTAATGCAGAGAGAAGCTccaccccctccaccaccccatCTAAT CTGTTTGTGGCATCTGTGTTGCTGGAGCCGGAGCTAGGCCTGACCCCGATGCCCTCCCCAGCTCACCAGAGCTACGGGACCATGGCCAGCTCCCAGgaccgagaggaggaggaggaggaggaggaggaccacgTTGAAACCAATGAGACAGAGCTCCAAGAGCCCCCAGACCCCTACTATGCCATGGACAGCCCAGTGGGTAAccagtga